From the genome of Geothrix sp. 21YS21S-4, one region includes:
- a CDS encoding NeuD/PglB/VioB family sugar acetyltransferase, with protein MSETVLVGAGGHARVVLTTLRLNGVRVVGIYDDVSRGDQEYILGVPVVGGLHQVPTDANVILACGDIASRANFAERFANQLDLTPIIHPSAILEAGIILGDYVQIMGGTVINAGAQIGRGTLINTGAVIEHEAVVGEFCHVSINAVLCGRAKLGDRCFLGAGAVVRDCVSIAAGVTVGINGAVTRDIIEAGIYAGVPARKIK; from the coding sequence ATGAGTGAAACTGTTTTGGTTGGAGCTGGAGGGCACGCCCGTGTCGTACTTACGACCTTACGCCTGAACGGCGTAAGGGTTGTAGGCATTTATGACGATGTTTCTCGCGGCGATCAGGAGTACATTTTGGGGGTTCCGGTCGTAGGTGGGCTTCATCAAGTTCCTACAGATGCCAATGTAATCCTAGCTTGTGGTGATATTGCCAGTCGAGCGAATTTTGCCGAACGATTTGCAAACCAGTTAGATTTAACCCCTATCATTCATCCTAGTGCCATTCTGGAGGCTGGTATTATACTGGGAGACTATGTTCAGATTATGGGAGGGACCGTGATAAATGCGGGTGCGCAAATTGGGCGAGGGACACTGATTAATACGGGAGCGGTGATTGAACACGAGGCTGTAGTGGGAGAATTCTGCCATGTTTCCATAAACGCAGTTCTATGCGGGCGCGCAAAACTTGGGGATAGATGTTTCCTCGGGGCGGGGGCGGTGGTGCGGGACTGTGTATCTATCGCAGCTGGAGTGACGGTGGGTATCAACGGCGCCGTCACTAGAGATATTATAGAAGCTGGTATATATGCTGGAGTCCCAGCAAGGAAAATTAAATGA
- a CDS encoding sugar phosphate isomerase/epimerase — protein MIFVSTSCVRARKIDEAVIFLAEAGFTNIELSGGTQYYPSWKNDLLKLARLYNLTYRCHNYFPPPERHFVLNMASQDQNLRQRSIAFHLDAIRHAADLGSDTYSYHAGFYVEIQPNEIGKPLDARTAASTELAELLYFQGHERVAREGERLGVRLFIENNVLGRANFITFQVIPFMLLTWEDAERLRAKYSFDLLVDLAHLKVTCGSLGLDFQAQARRFLTEAEYVHISDNDGFEDTNDGLLSESDVLEVLAKTRFLSRHITLEVYRDLPTISHSHRLVEGLDCPPPHGVISR, from the coding sequence ATGATTTTTGTTTCTACATCATGTGTTCGGGCGCGTAAAATTGATGAAGCGGTTATTTTTCTAGCTGAAGCGGGATTCACGAACATTGAACTGAGCGGAGGGACGCAATATTATCCGTCTTGGAAGAATGATTTACTCAAACTTGCTCGATTATACAATCTTACCTATCGGTGCCATAATTATTTCCCCCCCCCGGAACGCCACTTCGTTCTCAATATGGCGTCGCAGGATCAGAACCTTCGTCAACGCAGTATTGCATTTCATTTGGATGCGATTAGACATGCCGCTGACCTCGGCTCTGATACTTATTCCTATCATGCGGGATTCTATGTGGAAATTCAGCCGAATGAGATCGGTAAACCATTGGATGCTCGTACGGCAGCATCTACAGAATTAGCTGAATTACTTTATTTCCAAGGTCATGAGCGTGTTGCAAGAGAGGGGGAGCGCTTGGGAGTCCGACTGTTTATTGAGAACAATGTTTTGGGCCGGGCGAATTTCATTACCTTTCAAGTGATCCCCTTTATGCTATTGACTTGGGAGGATGCTGAACGTCTACGCGCTAAGTACTCTTTCGACCTTCTTGTGGACTTGGCTCACCTAAAGGTTACTTGCGGTTCTCTGGGATTAGATTTTCAGGCCCAAGCACGGCGCTTCCTGACAGAAGCGGAATATGTTCATATTAGCGACAATGATGGATTCGAGGATACTAACGATGGTTTACTATCCGAATCGGATGTCCTCGAAGTTCTCGCAAAAACGCGATTTCTCTCTCGTCATATCACGCTCGAAGTTTATAGGGACCTTCCGACCATTAGTCATTCTCATAGACTGGTCGAAGGTCTGGACTGCCCTCCCCCGCACGGAGTCATCTCTCGATGA
- a CDS encoding DegT/DnrJ/EryC1/StrS aminotransferase family protein: MKYPIYLPEITTREKELVLECLDSTWISSRGRFIEEFERRVAEYVGVRHAIAVMNGTVALHLAVLAAGIGPGDEVILPDFTYIASANAVRYAGAVPVLADVDPETWNMGVEQILPCLTPRTKAIMTVDVYGMPPDMDPILKLARQRDLVVIEDAAESLGAEYRNRRAGNLGNIGVLSFFGNKTITTGEGGMVVTDDDHSAGVIRQLRNQGNSETTRYFHDLLGFNYRMTNIQAAIGCAQMERLNRILERKREIQDLYRENLEEWFTFQRIEEGCRSSHWMVSLMARDAGTRERVMLGLNRAGIETRPFFLPVHSMPFYPSQEDSPVTVDISSRGFNLPSYHLLRDEDVLEICKEVRICAGATS; the protein is encoded by the coding sequence ATGAAATACCCGATTTATTTACCAGAAATTACCACTCGGGAGAAGGAACTTGTCCTCGAGTGCCTCGACAGTACCTGGATCTCATCTCGAGGACGCTTCATTGAAGAGTTTGAACGACGGGTGGCCGAGTATGTGGGAGTTCGCCATGCTATCGCGGTCATGAATGGAACTGTGGCGCTTCATCTGGCCGTCCTAGCTGCTGGGATTGGCCCTGGCGACGAGGTGATTCTGCCCGATTTTACATATATCGCCAGCGCGAATGCAGTGCGCTATGCAGGGGCTGTTCCAGTGTTAGCGGATGTTGATCCCGAAACGTGGAATATGGGTGTTGAGCAAATTTTGCCGTGCCTCACTCCGCGTACCAAGGCGATCATGACAGTCGACGTATATGGGATGCCGCCGGATATGGATCCCATCCTTAAGCTTGCGAGGCAGCGTGATCTCGTAGTCATTGAGGATGCCGCAGAATCTTTGGGGGCTGAATATCGTAATCGCAGGGCGGGGAATCTGGGCAATATCGGAGTGTTGAGCTTTTTCGGAAACAAGACCATTACCACTGGCGAGGGCGGGATGGTTGTCACGGATGACGACCATTCCGCCGGCGTCATTCGTCAACTCAGGAACCAGGGGAATTCAGAGACGACTCGCTACTTCCATGATCTCCTAGGGTTCAATTATAGGATGACTAACATTCAGGCCGCCATAGGTTGCGCTCAGATGGAGAGGTTGAACCGAATCTTGGAAAGGAAGCGAGAGATCCAGGACCTTTACCGCGAGAATCTGGAGGAATGGTTCACCTTCCAGCGGATCGAAGAGGGTTGCCGCTCATCCCACTGGATGGTGAGTCTCATGGCTCGGGATGCAGGGACTCGTGAACGCGTTATGTTGGGACTGAATCGCGCGGGAATTGAGACGCGACCCTTCTTCCTGCCGGTCCACTCCATGCCTTTCTACCCCAGCCAGGAGGACTCGCCGGTGACGGTGGATATTTCTTCGCGGGGCTTCAACCTTCCCTCCTATCACTTACTTCGGGACGAGGATGTCCTTGAGATCTGCAAAGAAGTCCGTATTTGCGCCGGAGCAACCTCATGA
- the gmd gene encoding GDP-mannose 4,6-dehydratase codes for MSKKAFITGITGQDGSYLAELLLEKGYEVHGLARRSSLEVKLRIDHLLQDIHEKGNRFFVHYGDMTDSSNLVRLLQELQPDEIYNLAAQSHVRVSFETPEYTANADAIGTLRLLEAIRILKMQNSVKFYQASTSELYGKVDETPQRETTRFYPRSPYGVAKLYAYWATVNYREAYDIFASNGILFNHESPRRGDSFVTQKIALGVRDIVQGKRDRIYMGNIYAKRDWGYAPDYVEAMWMMLQHDRPDDFVVATGETHTVKEFIEKCFAFTGKSLAWEGEGVEEKAIDTSTGRSVILIDPWYFRPTEVDLLVGDPTKIQQKLGWRPKVKFDGLVEIMMREVLK; via the coding sequence ATGAGTAAAAAGGCATTTATTACAGGTATTACCGGACAAGATGGGTCGTACCTTGCCGAGTTGTTGCTTGAAAAGGGATATGAGGTTCATGGCCTCGCACGGCGATCCAGCCTGGAGGTGAAGCTACGGATTGATCATCTGCTCCAGGATATCCACGAAAAGGGGAATCGATTCTTTGTTCACTACGGCGATATGACGGATTCTTCAAATCTCGTCCGACTGCTACAGGAGTTGCAACCCGACGAGATCTACAATCTGGCCGCGCAGAGCCATGTTCGCGTCTCCTTTGAGACGCCCGAGTACACGGCCAACGCGGATGCGATAGGAACCCTCCGACTTCTCGAGGCAATCAGAATCCTCAAAATGCAGAATTCCGTGAAGTTCTACCAAGCTTCTACGAGCGAGCTGTACGGTAAAGTGGACGAGACTCCGCAGCGGGAGACCACACGGTTCTATCCCAGGAGTCCCTACGGGGTGGCCAAGCTCTATGCCTACTGGGCCACGGTGAATTATCGGGAGGCCTATGACATCTTCGCTTCCAACGGAATCTTGTTCAATCATGAATCTCCACGACGCGGCGACAGCTTCGTGACTCAAAAAATTGCTCTAGGGGTGCGCGACATCGTACAGGGCAAGCGGGATCGAATCTATATGGGGAACATCTATGCTAAGCGGGATTGGGGCTATGCTCCCGATTATGTGGAGGCCATGTGGATGATGCTCCAGCATGACCGTCCGGATGATTTTGTCGTGGCGACGGGGGAGACCCACACAGTAAAGGAGTTTATCGAGAAGTGCTTCGCCTTTACTGGGAAAAGCCTTGCCTGGGAAGGGGAGGGAGTAGAAGAGAAGGCTATTGATACCTCCACCGGAAGAAGTGTGATCCTGATCGACCCGTGGTACTTCCGCCCGACTGAAGTTGACCTTCTTGTCGGTGATCCTACAAAGATTCAGCAAAAACTCGGCTGGCGGCCCAAAGTAAAATTCGACGGTTTGGTCGAGATCATGATGAGAGAGGTGCTGAAGTAA
- a CDS encoding cytidylyltransferase domain-containing protein produces the protein MIHGKIVLAVIPARGGSKGLPGKNIRPVAGKPLLAWSIEAGLQSRYVDYLVVSTDSPEIAAVAESHGAEAPFLRPDSLASDTAGHAEVMLHALDWMEVNRNVQADYLVMLEPTSPLRDAKDVDLALEVIEARQENGSLVGVCRTEAAHPAFLCQLENGFVRPFNSERFVFKRRQELDNLYFFEGSIYISKVSLFRTQRSFYHEWTVPFEVPKWKSFEVDDVVDLLLIERLLELKLAHCEALN, from the coding sequence ATGATCCATGGGAAGATAGTGTTGGCGGTTATTCCCGCGCGGGGCGGCAGCAAGGGATTACCAGGTAAAAATATTCGTCCGGTGGCGGGCAAGCCGTTACTGGCTTGGTCCATAGAAGCTGGGCTTCAAAGCCGCTATGTAGATTATCTAGTCGTCAGTACTGATTCTCCTGAGATTGCGGCGGTGGCAGAAAGCCATGGCGCTGAGGCCCCTTTTCTTCGTCCCGATAGCCTGGCCTCAGATACTGCCGGCCACGCGGAGGTGATGCTTCATGCCCTGGATTGGATGGAGGTGAACCGCAATGTCCAGGCAGATTATTTGGTGATGCTGGAGCCTACCAGTCCCTTGCGAGACGCGAAGGATGTGGATCTGGCTCTCGAGGTCATTGAGGCTCGGCAAGAAAATGGAAGCTTGGTAGGTGTTTGCCGAACGGAAGCAGCCCATCCGGCTTTCCTTTGTCAGCTTGAGAACGGATTCGTCCGTCCGTTCAACAGTGAGCGTTTTGTCTTCAAGCGTAGACAGGAGCTTGATAATCTTTATTTTTTCGAGGGCTCCATCTACATCTCAAAAGTATCCCTTTTTAGAACTCAGCGCTCTTTTTATCATGAATGGACTGTTCCGTTTGAAGTCCCCAAGTGGAAATCCTTTGAAGTAGACGATGTTGTTGATTTATTGCTAATTGAGCGTTTACTGGAGTTAAAACTGGCCCATTGCGAGGCCCTTAACTAG
- a CDS encoding glutamate-1-semialdehyde 2,1-aminomutase has protein sequence MNYSQRLNRVIPGGGHTYSRGDDQYPSNAPHILQRAKGAYVWDPDGNRYLDYGMALRAVTIGYGYEPVVMAAMEQALYGNNLTRASIVELEAAEAFCNLIPSVEMVKFGKNGSTVTTAAVKLARSYTGRSLVAICAQHPFFSYDDWFIGATALPKGVPEAFQELTKKFSYNDITSLSALFAENPGQIACVILEPAAAVPPKDGFLQKVRDLCHLNGAVFILDEMITGFRFHLQGAQVLFDVQPDLCTFGKGMANGFSVAALAGKREIMELGGIKQDGMERTFLVSTTHGAEMCGMGALLKTIQCYKELGVVEHLWAYGEKLVNGMNDVARELGIESAFQVEGYPCSPNYVTRDAKGEVSLEFRTLFHQEMIRNKVLIPWMALCYQHGNEELDLTLTAVRASLQVYRKALEDGVGGYLEGRAIRPVFRRYN, from the coding sequence ATGAATTATTCCCAGCGTTTGAATCGTGTTATTCCTGGTGGCGGACACACTTACAGCCGCGGCGATGATCAATATCCTTCTAATGCACCCCATATCCTACAGCGGGCCAAGGGGGCCTATGTATGGGATCCAGACGGCAACCGCTATCTCGATTATGGCATGGCTCTCCGAGCGGTGACCATTGGTTATGGTTACGAGCCCGTCGTCATGGCTGCCATGGAGCAGGCGCTCTATGGCAATAACCTTACTCGCGCTTCGATAGTAGAGTTGGAGGCCGCAGAGGCCTTCTGCAACCTAATTCCTTCCGTAGAGATGGTCAAATTTGGGAAGAACGGATCTACGGTTACTACAGCCGCAGTAAAGCTGGCACGCTCCTATACTGGCCGTTCCTTGGTGGCTATTTGCGCCCAGCATCCTTTCTTCTCTTATGACGACTGGTTTATCGGGGCCACGGCCCTTCCTAAAGGCGTTCCAGAAGCATTCCAGGAACTCACTAAGAAATTCAGTTACAATGACATCACCTCCCTAAGCGCCCTTTTCGCAGAGAATCCTGGCCAGATTGCCTGCGTGATCCTCGAGCCTGCCGCGGCGGTACCTCCCAAGGATGGCTTTCTGCAGAAGGTACGAGATCTTTGCCACTTGAATGGAGCGGTGTTTATCCTTGACGAAATGATCACTGGCTTCCGGTTTCATCTTCAGGGAGCCCAGGTCTTATTCGATGTTCAGCCGGATCTTTGTACCTTTGGCAAGGGTATGGCTAACGGTTTCTCTGTCGCGGCGCTTGCAGGTAAGCGCGAGATTATGGAGCTGGGCGGTATTAAGCAGGACGGAATGGAGCGTACTTTTCTGGTCAGTACCACCCATGGTGCGGAGATGTGCGGCATGGGCGCTCTATTAAAGACTATCCAGTGTTATAAGGAATTGGGTGTCGTGGAGCACCTCTGGGCCTACGGCGAAAAGTTGGTGAACGGAATGAATGATGTGGCCAGAGAACTAGGCATCGAATCCGCTTTTCAAGTGGAGGGATATCCTTGCTCCCCCAATTACGTTACTCGGGACGCCAAGGGCGAGGTTTCCCTTGAATTCCGGACTCTATTTCACCAGGAGATGATTCGTAACAAGGTCTTGATTCCCTGGATGGCCTTGTGTTACCAGCATGGTAATGAGGAATTAGATCTTACCCTAACAGCGGTCCGCGCAAGCTTGCAGGTATATCGGAAGGCTTTGGAAGATGGTGTAGGGGGTTACTTAGAAGGCCGCGCTATCCGACCTGTGTTCCGTCGTTATAACTGA
- a CDS encoding nitrilase-related carbon-nitrogen hydrolase, with protein MRIGLVQLDTVWEKPTDSKTRIERLLDSTQGRFDLLVFPEMTLTGFSMKRERATLSAEDHTFFKSLAARTSCFVVYGGVEEDQNRLMVVGPSGRRMGSYAKRHLFSHGGEKAVYRPGSGLLTLDLGGVEAGFAICYDLRFPYDFWAMAERCQMMIVIANWPESRREHWMALLRARAIENQVFIVGVNRVGRDPELAYSGDSSVHSPLGEILLQCGSKEGVYTIEIDPAEIAQVRSRFKFMADRLA; from the coding sequence TTGAGGATCGGTTTGGTCCAATTAGACACTGTCTGGGAGAAGCCCACAGATAGCAAGACACGCATTGAGAGGCTTCTGGATTCTACCCAAGGCCGCTTCGACCTTCTGGTATTTCCAGAGATGACGCTGACTGGTTTCTCCATGAAGCGTGAAAGGGCTACGCTTTCTGCTGAGGACCATACCTTCTTCAAGTCCTTGGCCGCCAGAACATCCTGCTTTGTTGTTTACGGAGGGGTGGAGGAAGATCAAAACCGTTTGATGGTGGTGGGGCCATCCGGCCGGCGCATGGGTTCCTATGCCAAGCGACATCTCTTCAGCCATGGAGGGGAAAAGGCAGTCTACCGACCCGGTTCGGGCCTCCTTACCCTTGACCTCGGCGGAGTGGAGGCCGGGTTTGCCATTTGTTACGACCTACGGTTCCCCTACGACTTCTGGGCCATGGCTGAACGCTGTCAAATGATGATTGTGATCGCCAACTGGCCGGAATCTCGACGTGAGCACTGGATGGCGCTGCTCCGTGCCCGAGCGATTGAGAACCAGGTTTTCATCGTGGGCGTGAACCGTGTTGGAAGAGATCCGGAATTGGCCTATAGTGGGGACTCCAGCGTCCATTCTCCTCTCGGCGAGATTCTCCTCCAATGTGGTAGTAAGGAAGGCGTTTATACGATAGAAATCGATCCTGCAGAGATTGCCCAAGTGCGAAGTCGGTTCAAGTTTATGGCTGACCGACTTGCTTAG
- a CDS encoding lipopolysaccharide biosynthesis protein, with amino-acid sequence MKKLFENSLVRHSILFIGAEILSKALPFLLLPVLTRFFSLADYGLVATFLAFQNIMAVLTGLSSHGAVNVAYFRMGKEYLPPYIASVMGVLSLSLGISILLATAIFPWLAPRLGLGWGWLATGVVMSAAQFVTQINLVLWQCERRPLPFVIYQLAQTFVGVGLTILLVVIFRWGWRGQLASLAFSSFLFAALSLVILWRRGYLQARPNARDMKDAVRFGAPLIPHSLSGWVLTGIDRFFLTSMVGASATGLYAAGFQIGMILGVAATAFNRAWMPYLFEKLAGDDAAAKIRIVRITYIYFGAILVGVGLLAVFAPVVAGIILGPRFTGATVYIFWFGLAFAFNGMYFMVVNQLLYVKKTHVLATITFCIGFLHIGLTYGLIKIRGPLGASQAVAISFALQFLLVWIASARACPLPWNLLKQYATELE; translated from the coding sequence TTGAAAAAGCTGTTTGAGAATTCCTTAGTGCGACATTCCATTCTTTTTATCGGAGCGGAAATTCTCAGCAAAGCCCTGCCTTTCCTGCTTCTTCCTGTTCTGACTCGATTCTTTTCGCTGGCAGACTACGGACTGGTGGCAACTTTCCTAGCCTTCCAAAACATCATGGCGGTGCTCACCGGACTATCCTCCCATGGAGCAGTCAATGTTGCCTATTTCCGGATGGGAAAGGAGTATCTCCCGCCCTACATCGCTTCTGTAATGGGGGTGCTTTCCCTCTCTCTCGGTATATCCATTTTGCTAGCTACCGCCATCTTTCCCTGGCTTGCACCGCGTCTGGGGCTTGGCTGGGGATGGTTAGCTACCGGCGTGGTTATGTCGGCCGCTCAGTTCGTTACCCAAATCAACTTGGTGCTTTGGCAGTGCGAAAGGCGACCTCTCCCCTTCGTGATCTATCAACTTGCACAGACATTTGTTGGAGTGGGGCTGACTATCCTTCTGGTCGTAATTTTCCGCTGGGGCTGGCGCGGACAGCTCGCTTCCCTGGCTTTTTCCTCTTTTCTCTTCGCCGCTCTCAGTTTAGTGATTCTCTGGCGGAGAGGCTATCTTCAGGCCCGCCCCAATGCTAGGGACATGAAGGATGCTGTGCGTTTCGGCGCCCCACTTATCCCTCACTCTCTTTCTGGTTGGGTGCTTACAGGAATTGATCGATTTTTCCTCACATCTATGGTCGGAGCCTCCGCAACCGGCCTTTATGCTGCCGGATTCCAGATCGGGATGATCTTGGGAGTAGCGGCCACGGCGTTCAATCGGGCTTGGATGCCCTATCTGTTCGAGAAACTGGCTGGGGACGATGCAGCCGCCAAAATCCGAATTGTCAGGATTACATACATATATTTTGGGGCTATTCTCGTAGGAGTAGGTCTCCTTGCCGTTTTCGCTCCGGTAGTGGCGGGGATCATCCTAGGCCCCAGGTTTACCGGAGCTACAGTTTATATCTTTTGGTTTGGCTTGGCCTTCGCATTTAATGGGATGTACTTCATGGTGGTTAACCAATTGCTATACGTTAAGAAGACTCATGTCTTGGCTACAATCACCTTTTGCATCGGATTTTTGCACATCGGTCTTACCTATGGATTGATCAAAATTCGTGGTCCTTTAGGGGCCTCTCAAGCTGTCGCCATATCCTTCGCATTGCAGTTCTTGCTCGTCTGGATTGCCAGCGCCCGGGCGTGCCCCTTGCCTTGGAACCTGCTGAAACAGTACGCCACGGAACTCGAATGA
- a CDS encoding oxidoreductase, with product MERLRDKVVVLTGGAGLIGQALARAIIAEGAILVLTDIDTFRGLEAIEALKAEGYPGHADYHSLDITSKASVRGLLERVTVAHGRIDALVNNAYPRNGHYGRRLEEVEYEDFCENVSLHLGGYFLATQQFALYFRDQGFGNIVSLSSIYGVVAPRFDVYEGTGMTMPVEYAAIKSALLHLQRYFAKYFKGSPIRFNCLSPGGILNRQPEEFVTRYKIYAQSKGMLDASDLGGALVFLLSDESRYVNGQNLIVDDGWHL from the coding sequence ATGGAGAGGCTTCGAGACAAGGTGGTGGTGCTTACGGGTGGAGCGGGCTTGATTGGGCAGGCGCTGGCCCGCGCGATCATCGCGGAAGGAGCGATCTTGGTGCTCACCGACATTGACACCTTTAGGGGGCTAGAGGCCATTGAAGCTCTAAAGGCCGAGGGATACCCAGGGCATGCCGATTACCACAGCCTGGATATCACATCCAAAGCCTCTGTCCGCGGACTATTGGAGAGAGTGACGGTCGCCCACGGTCGGATCGATGCTTTAGTGAACAATGCCTACCCCCGCAATGGGCATTACGGTCGACGCCTCGAAGAAGTAGAATATGAAGACTTCTGTGAGAATGTGAGTCTTCACCTGGGTGGTTACTTTCTGGCTACCCAGCAGTTTGCTCTGTATTTTAGAGACCAGGGGTTTGGGAATATCGTCTCCCTCTCATCGATCTATGGTGTAGTCGCTCCCCGATTCGACGTCTACGAGGGGACCGGAATGACGATGCCGGTGGAATACGCTGCGATCAAATCGGCTCTGCTGCACCTACAACGATATTTTGCGAAGTATTTCAAGGGGAGTCCGATACGATTCAACTGTTTGAGTCCAGGAGGAATCTTGAACAGACAACCCGAGGAGTTTGTAACTCGGTACAAGATTTATGCACAATCTAAGGGGATGCTGGACGCTTCAGACCTCGGGGGAGCTCTGGTATTTCTCCTCAGCGACGAGTCTCGCTATGTGAATGGGCAGAACCTCATCGTAGACGATGGTTGGCATCTTTGA
- a CDS encoding O-antigen ligase family protein, producing the protein MIYYCFIQYCIPTEMELARDSILYVLTLFPVSLFAILGTIQALVRRGTKTSGALTLGFTALVTSVALLRGDIATITACGLIGLTFFTIFSLELSVSPTLLNGLFLTSVLVGITLNILGLAPYGAWPGTEPLGEPVFRAGFTPFIATTGFFSAIIITLNAIKKTAPFRRICLTIGAYFLIFSMVRSALIATGFAILFLILVRRRVIVRTSFQMVYLPLAILCLILLLQADQILFYLSDWGGDTLNRFLFRSTQSIGSSDEAKKSIFRVWLWTEHLRLAGQNPFFGIGTFNLKNVTIMDELLEGATTGSEAWLTGMFARVGAPLALLMADIWSMIHRGLEKPMDLLPMGTGLILLTAMLVYGSFLAPYDFLFLVLAGLLVKDANHRLR; encoded by the coding sequence GTGATCTATTACTGCTTTATTCAATATTGCATACCAACAGAGATGGAACTCGCGCGAGATTCTATCCTGTATGTCCTGACGCTGTTTCCTGTTTCCCTCTTTGCTATTCTTGGGACAATCCAAGCTTTGGTGAGGCGTGGAACGAAGACCTCAGGCGCATTGACGCTCGGCTTCACCGCCCTCGTCACTAGCGTGGCGCTCCTGCGCGGCGATATCGCGACTATCACTGCATGCGGATTAATCGGTTTAACCTTCTTCACAATCTTCTCCCTTGAACTCTCCGTTTCACCAACACTCTTAAACGGTCTTTTCCTCACCTCCGTGTTAGTTGGCATTACTTTGAACATCCTGGGTCTCGCCCCCTATGGAGCATGGCCAGGGACGGAACCCCTTGGTGAGCCCGTATTTCGAGCGGGGTTTACGCCATTTATTGCTACGACGGGTTTTTTTTCTGCCATTATTATCACTCTCAATGCCATTAAAAAAACCGCCCCTTTTCGAAGAATATGCCTAACCATAGGAGCCTATTTCCTCATTTTCTCCATGGTCCGGTCGGCCCTGATCGCGACCGGGTTCGCAATACTTTTTCTAATTCTAGTTCGCAGGAGGGTTATAGTTCGAACTTCTTTCCAGATGGTCTACCTTCCCCTAGCCATTCTCTGTTTGATCCTCCTCCTCCAAGCCGACCAGATCCTCTTCTACCTCTCCGATTGGGGGGGAGACACATTGAATCGGTTCTTATTCCGCTCTACCCAAAGCATCGGCAGCTCAGATGAAGCTAAGAAAAGCATATTCAGGGTGTGGCTATGGACCGAACATCTCCGCTTGGCTGGTCAGAATCCATTTTTTGGCATCGGCACTTTTAACCTCAAAAACGTGACAATTATGGATGAGTTATTGGAGGGGGCGACTACTGGATCCGAGGCTTGGTTGACAGGGATGTTCGCTCGAGTGGGAGCACCTCTCGCCCTTCTGATGGCGGACATCTGGAGTATGATCCATCGGGGTCTGGAAAAACCGATGGATCTTCTTCCCATGGGGACAGGCTTGATCCTTCTTACGGCCATGCTGGTCTATGGCAGCTTTCTAGCCCCCTATGACTTTCTCTTCCTAGTTCTCGCAGGACTGTTGGTCAAAGATGCCAACCATCGTCTACGATGA